From the genome of Synchiropus splendidus isolate RoL2022-P1 chromosome 17, RoL_Sspl_1.0, whole genome shotgun sequence, one region includes:
- the si:dkey-250d21.1 gene encoding uncharacterized protein si:dkey-250d21.1 codes for MTDCCAATNCDFPTGGAENGNPLFSFPLDPERCKQWLSNCGRPDLKSKPPEELHKNYKLCAKHFTPSIISQQSASSFVLKEDAIPTIFDSTASMDPSGSRKRVRDPSEEEAISLKKTKENDPETDKPIDMSMEFVASSDPEILNQSFEDPATTKAKDVLKVHFKEILALNGFSINGANLNSEESIAGTRGPQSLKHACLEKVDKKEILHFAGDLMREEIQNTFREARFFSILFQDVTRIEGKEQIPMFIRSVTVAGFPQKHLIGFLPCDLDMEGLFQLITTELRNKWGLRMEHCRGLSYLVTGSVCQKMRDLTCKILQEFPQVVLSPSDPYVFNIWIVRCMPVSAIQNVADTVEEVASILRKVPELYKRLEGKIQMTYGHVKGEVARIKGILGGNWEYGTDAYQTMLEILEPFLNCINEMISKVDQDEAERMAKLKPVLRNFNFIVTLVVLKNTLCCVSILNTSLRGIMSISSTLQYTITNALKLVSHYQQDIAVFHRKWFADAVGRAKKLGVEVNKPETEHGDPTETPLEDFYRETLARPVLQYLVAEVKRVLSIEMVRILRWLALVPSYMADHNFNIRRDKVADANLNNLARPDTFYEELGCWEVKWKHAIKRRILPTTVFATLKIPDIGFYPNVQSLLRVLGTVPCVNAEADVFGQYHMVLERWYAYLKATPEDKRQCSMASIFVNQDVHFNIEKMVDSYVQRHPDILRALQQDDDAKTNTVQVVSQGNHADKDAEEELQLLNLEMDAERLVEMKCAETDREALKSALQAAITAACNSQTVKQSEISYPPDGEIEYVTKSEMKEVLNVCENAVREGILMEVGNSFFSLFIDGVVKFGKKDYLPLFLRFVDSFDVMRLELMGFLDADLECDTMVNRLLTIINEDWRLDLKNCRGQAYLGSGNLSYKLKAFACKVQEMHPLAISTHCSSYSFNTWWSKTIPLPAVKRALDTFEEVVMFFGSTATLEKQLDHVIAYGLRETFEKAQELQGNFCSLWQEKHDSYEVFVQMLEPLVECLEKVKSNPQRWQVSVSAQATALHKNLLEFEFIMVMVVLKNLSSFTKELSAGLQKDHFSAASQLCQISGIVASLTRVKTNIKVFHQNWYDEAFAIAQSLRVQIEVPENVVSKDGMVKPVVYYKDVLSVPLVDNLISAVKDHFSEDHKEALNFLSLVPSSVVVSYIFENLKSKPPLYTRDLPDADNFSTELSCWRVTWKTKASVTIPGSIFHTLRLPLMQYFGNINVLLKIMAVLPSTALEDCGVVMRHKRFQDYLRNTNPKDRSLCLAMLQVGTDYRRDLDRMVSQCLKVTPQALEGICLDQESKNINKNAEDNHMEVDCADEEAKESKLEVFPAINDDQDVKSAAKNGHPEDNRPNLMRVFKLATLLGKKNCAISDLSEEEQDLFIQELSMCHWSGKETRGDAAVNEKEMVQLIVDGIRNAILKEITESPFFSLITDKPVKIANQTHLPVFVRYVRDFSPKVELMGFLPFDEGYHVDVQARNLAKILTEDWALPMSQCRGQAFMHLGPGYQSLKKMSLDFLQEYPLAVVTPSESCGLAHWLAASVPCPSVAKMLDIAEDLLLFFDESPHLEGQLAQAVDGLLNMPREALEEIPETCCSRWKKREDFFDILADTLEGVLSCLDVVSSNTTDIKSFHAQVLVNALRNMDFLVTLVIVKNACSPLRNCSTVFRCGNPSDILGEVEKIPSIIETLNKMMENVQSVHSTWFEQAFQLANKVAPEQICFSEEVCNSESPEIYYREHLSVPLLKSLIDEMKYSFSDNHLRALSVLTLLPSCNPQPILPESPLKPFILHQTGLPEPEAVEQEINTWATVWRENYQDVTPPTSIAETLIHPEAVNHSSVTLLLRLVAVLPSVSIECDLMKTTLNSMRDLLRRTVCKGDRTTHVMLLTHCTTLYRIPEVVAKCIEVNPDSSYCLSQVLETMQRLKLDKGPAEAKGEGTKDESGKDEMPADADVFLKVVVPGSRETASFYDPQLREPIVKELWDSQFFTIITEQVVNIEGELYIPLCVRYLNKADIQCEETLAFIPFIENTALLTDSIETALSEKWGLNMEYCRGQASLSVGEVGAQMRAVSLAIAEKYPQAVRSLSSAISLNVWLAKTSPVQEAADGAVLMADVLRWLTSSTDRQNKLEEMILHIFRHNEGKGNELRDRLMKNWEKSHDMHEVMLEILEAVLLCLNELKLDGSPADRRQASKFLTSIRNFEFILSIVVQRHVLAVTKKMSEGLQGKPLDMLLVVSTLPDVHVSLQSLKNDIDSHHKAWFEEAVALASKLHVTMFHQVLLEPLSEFYKESVSQKIVTHSISEMNDLFTEKVVDALRCLEIVPYAMSKVETSILSGLVFRLYKEDLPDQSSLHTEMKMWKEKWLDPLAGYLPTTVLDALKTSQIRSFINIETLLRLLVILPFSRRESNFRAGQRSLQEFVQQHQRSLSELYPL; via the exons AGTGCCTCCAGTTTTGTTCTCAAGGAAGACGCAATCCCAACAATATTTGATTCTACAGCATCCATGGATCCATCGGGCAGCAGGAAACGTGTGCGAGATCCC tcagaggaggaggcaatttctttaaagaaaacaaaag AAAATGACCCAGAGACAGATAAACCAATAGACATGTCCATGGAGTTTGTCGCATCATCTGATCCAGAGATACTTAACCAGAGCTTTGAGGACCCAGCCACCACAAAAGCAAAAGACGTTCTCAAAGTTCACTTCAAAGAAATTCTGGCACTCAACGGGTTCAGCATCAATGGTGCAAACCTCAACTCAGAAGAGTCGATTGCTGGTACCAGAGGTCCGCAGTCGCTCAAGCATGCCTGCCTGGAGAAAGTTGACAAGAAGGAGATCCTCCACTTTGCTGGGGACTTAATGCGTGAGGAGATCCAGAACACATTCAGGGAGGCGCGGTTCTTCTCCATTCTGTTTCAGGATGTGACCAGAATAGAAGGAAAGGAGCAGATTCCCATGTTCATCAGGTCCGTCACGGTAGCAGGGTTCCCACAAAAACACCTCATCGGATTTCTACCTTGTGACTTAGACATGGAAGGTCTGTTTCAGTTGATAACGACAGAGTTAAGGAACAAGTGGGGACTGCGGATGGAGCATTGCAGGGGTCTCAGCTATCTAGTCACAGGAAGTGTATGTCAGAAAATGCGGGATCTAACTTGCAAGATTCTGCAGGAGTTTCCGCAAGTGGTCCTGTCACCAAGTGACCCATATGTGTTCAACATTTGGATTGTTCGCTGCATGCCTGTTTCTGCCATTCAAAATGTTGCGGACACTGTAGAAGAGGTGGCATCAATACTCAGGAAAGTACCGGAGCTCTACAAAAGATTGGAAGGAAAGATACAAATGACTTATGGACACGTAAAGGGCGAAGTGGCACGCATCAAAGGTATACTCGGTGGGAATTGGGAATACGGCACCGATGCTTACCAGACCATGCTGGAGATCCTGGAGCCATTTCTAAACTGCATCAATGAGATGATTTCAAAAGTCGACCAAGATGAGGCAGAGCGAATGGCCAAGCTCAAGCCGGTTTTAcggaatttcaattttatcgTCACCCTAGTCGTTCTGAAGAACACCCTCTGCTGTGTGAGCATTCTCAACACTAGTCTCAGGGGAATCATGAGCATCAGCAGTACTTTACAATACACCATAACAAATGCCTTAAAGTTGGTAAGCCACTACCAACAGGACATCGCTGTGTTCCACAGGAAATGGTTTGCGGATGCCGTTGGTCGAGCAAAAAAGCTGGGAGTGGAGGTGAATAAACCAGAGACGGAGCATGGCGATCCAACTGAAACGCCTCTGGAGGACTTTTACAGAGAGACTCTGGCACGTCCTGTCTTGCAGTACCTCGTCGCTGAGGTGAAGCGCGTGCTTAGCATCGAGATGGTGCGGATTCTCAGATGGCTGGCATTAGTCCCGTCATACATGGCCGATCACAACTTTAACATCCGTAGAGATAAGGTTGCAGACGCCAATCTCAACAATCTTGCCAGGCCTGACACCTTCTACGAGGAGCTCGGTTGTTGGGAAGTGAAGTGGAAGCACGCAATCAAACGCAGGATCCTCCCCACCACTGTGTTCGCAACCTTGAAGATTCCAGACATCGGCTTTTACCCCAATGTTCAAAGCTTGTTGAGGGTGTTGGGCACTGTTCCTTGTGTCAATGCTGAGGCAGATGTGTTTGGCCAATACCACATGGTGCTGGAACGATGGTACGCATACCTGAAAGCTACTccagaggacaaaagacaatGCAGCATGGCGTCCATCTTTGTCAACCAAGATGTGCACTTCAATATTGAGAAGATGGTGGACTCGTATGTGCAAAGGCATCCAGACATACTGCGGGCACTGCAGCAG GATGACGACGCCAAGACCAATACTGTTCAAG tGGTATCTCAAGGTAACCACGCGGACAAGGATGCCGAAGAGGAGTTGCAACTTCTGAACCTGGAGATGGATGCTGAGAGGCTGGTAGAGATGAAGTGTGCAGAGACTGACAGAGAAGCGCTCAAGTCGGCGTTGCAGGCAGCAATCACAGCAGCGTGCAACAGTCAGACTGTAAAACAGAGTGAGATCTCTTATCCCCCAGATGGAGAAATCGAATACGTGACCAAGTCAGAGATGAAAGAAGTTCTCAACGTCTGTGAAAATGCAGTCAGGGAGGGAATTCTCATGGAAGTAGGAAactcctttttttccttgttcaTTGATGGAGTTGTGAAGTTTGGGAAGAAAGACTATCTTCCACTTTTCCTTCGCTTCGTAGACAGTTTTGATGTCATGCGATTGGAGTTAATGGGATTCCTAGATGCTGATCTGGAGTGTGACACTATGGTTAATCGTCTTCTGACAATCATCAATGAGGATTGGCGCCTGGATTTGAAAAACTGCAGAGGTCAGGCATACTTAGGGTCTGGCAACCTCTCCTACAAGCTGAAGGCGTTTGCCTGCAAAGTTCAAGAGATGCATCCTCTTGCTATTAGCACTCACTGCTCCTCGTACTCATTCAACACATGGTGGTCGAAAACTATTCCATTGCCTGCTGTCAAAAGAGCTCTGGATACTTTTGAGGAGGTTGTGATGTTTTTTGGTAGCACAGCTACTCTTGAGAAGCAGCTGGACCATGTGATTGCCTATGGTTTGAGAGAAACCTTTGAGAAGGCCCAGGAATTGCAAGGCAATTTCTGCTCCCTTTGGCAGGAAAAGCATGACTCGTATGAGGTGTTTGTGCAGATGTTGGAGCCTTTAGTTGAGTGTTTGGAAAAGGTGAAGAGCAACCCTCAGAGATGGCAGGTTAGCGTGTCTGCACAAGCTACGGCACTCCACAAAAATCTGTTGGAGTTTGAGTTCATTATGGTCATGGTGGTTTTGAAGAACCTCTCGTCCTTTACCAAAGAGCTGAGTGCAGGTCTGCAGAAGGACCACTTCAGTGCTGCTTCCCAGCTTTGCCAAATTAGTGGTATTGTGGCCTCTCTGACCAGAGTGAAGACAAACATCAAGGTGTTCCATCAGAACTGGTACGATGAGGCTTTTGCAATAGCACAAAGCCTCCGTGTCCAGATTGAAGTTCCTGAAAACGTTGTGTCGAAAGATGGCATGGTGAAACCAGTGGTTTACTACAAAGATGTCCTGAGTGTTCCACTCGTAGACAACCTTATCAGTGCTGTGAAGGATCATTTCTCAGAAGACCACAAAGAAGCTCTCAACTTCCTCTCCCTGGTCCCTTCCTCAGTCGTAGTGAGTTACATATTTGAGAACCTGAAGTCAAAGCCTCCACTCTACACCCGGGATCTGCCTGATGCTGACAACTTCAGCACAGAGCTGAGTTGTTGGAGAGTAACGTGGAAGACCAAAGCTTCCGTCACTATCCCAGGCTCAATATTTCACACACTGCGCCTGCCTCTCATGCAGTATTTTGGGAACATCAATGTACTGCTGAAGATCATGGCTGTGCTTCCGAGCACAGCTCTGGAAGATTGTGGCGTCGTGATGCGGCACAAGCGGTTCCAAGACTATCTGAGAAATACAAATCCCAAGGACCGCTCCTTGTGTCTGGCCATGCTTCAGGTGGGCACAGACTACCGTAGAGATCTGGACCGCATGGTGTCTCAGTGCCTGAAAGTGACTCCACAAGCTTTGGAGGGAATCTGCCTG GATCAGGAatccaaaaatataaacaaaaatgcTGAGGACAACCACATGGAAg TGGATTGTGCTGACGAGGAAGCTAAAGAGAGCAAACTTGAGGTGTTCCCTGCCATCAATGATGACCAAGATGTAAAGTCAGCCGCGAAAAACGGCCACCCAGAAGATAATCGACCCAACTTGATGCGGGTATTCAAACTGGCGACGCTGCTCGGGAAAAAGAACTGCGCCATCTCTGACCTCTCAGAAGAGGAACAAGATCTCTTCATCCAGGAGCTCAGCATGTGTCACTGGTCAGGAAAGGAAACCAGAGGCGATGCAGCCGTTAATGAGAAGGAAATGGTGCAACTGATCGTAGACGGGATCCGAAATGCGATACTCAAGGAAATAACAGAGTCTCCTTTCTTCTCGCTAATCACTGATAAGCCAGTTAAAATCGCTAACCAGACACACCTGCCCGTTTTTGTTCGATATGTGAGAGATTTCTCCCCCAAAGTAGAACTGATGGGTTTCTTGCCGTTTGATGAAGGGTATCATGTGGATGTCCAAGCGAGAAATCTTGCCAAAATCCTGACCGAAGACTGGGCCCTGCCAATGTCTCAGTGTCGAGGACAAGCCTTTATGCACTTGGGTCCTGGATACCAAAGCCTGAAGAAAATGTCCTTGGACTTCTTGCAGGAATATCCACTCGCTGTTGTCACCCCGAGCGAGTCTTGTGGCCTCGCTCATTGGCTTGCAGCTAGCGTACCTTGTCCTTCTGTGGCAAAGATGCTAGATATCGCAGAAGATCTCCTCCTGTTCTTTGACGAGTCTCCTCACCTGGAAGGCCAGTTGGCGCAAGCAGTCGATGGGCTTCTGAACATGCCCAGGGAGGCATTGGAGGAAATTCCCGAAACATGTTGCTCCAGatggaagaaaagagaagacTTCTTTGACATCCTGGCAGACACACTGGAGGGTGTCCTCAGCTGCTTAGACGTAGTCAGTTCGAATACTACGGACATCAAGTCATTTCATGCCCAAGTTCTCGTCAATGCTTTAAGAAACATGGATTTCTTAGTGACACTTGTCATTGTGAAAAATGCATGTTCTCCGCTCCGAAATTGTAGCACCGTATTCCGGTGTGGAAATCCTTCTGATATCCTGGGTGAAGTGGAAAAAATCCCCTCCATTATTGAGACTCTGAACAAAATGATGGAGAACGTCCAGTCCGTGCACTCCACCTGGTTCGAGCAGGCCTTTCAGCTGGCGAACAAGGTGGCCCCCGAACAGATTTGTTTCTCAGAGGAAGTTTGCAACTCTGAATCCCCTGAGATCTATTACAGAGAACATCTCAGCGTGCCCCTCCTCAAGAGTCTCATAGACGAAATGAAGTACAGCTTCTCAGATAACCACTTGCGGGCCTTGTCTGTGCTCACACTGCTGCCCTCCTGCAACCCACAGCCAATCCTGCCGGAGTCGCCCCTCAAACCCTTCATTCTTCACCAAACTGGTCTTCCAGAACCAGAGGCAGTTGAGCAGGAGATCAACACCTGGGCCACTGTTTGGAGGGAGAATTACCAGGATGTCACTCCCCCAACATCCATTGCAGAAACGTTGATCCACCCAGAAGCTGTGAACCATTCCTCTGTAACCCTCCTGCTCAGGCTAGTGGCTGTCCTGCCCAGCGTCAGCATCGAGTGCGACCTGATGAAGACCACACTGAATTCCATGAGGGACCTGTTAAGACGCACTGTATGCAAAGGAGATAGAACGACTCATGTGATGCTTCTCACTCACTGCACAACCTTGTACCGGATACCAGAAGTGGTTGCCAAGTGCATAGAGGTGAATCCGGACAGCTCCTATTGCCTCTCTCAG GTGCTGGAAACTATGCAAAGATTGAAGTTGGACAAAG GGCCCGCTGAGGCGAAAGGAGAGGGGACTAAAGATGAGTCTGGGAAGGATGAGATGCCCGCTGATGCCGACGTGTTCCTGAAAGTTGTTGTCCCAGGATCTAGAGAAACGGCGTCCTTCTATGACCCGCAACTTCGGGAACCCATCGTGAAGGAACTGTGGGACTCTCAGTTCTTCACCATAATAACGGAGCAAGTGGTGAACATTGAGGGCGAGCTCTACATCCCCTTGTGCGTCCGCTATTTGAACAAGGCTGACATCCAGTGCGAGGAAACCCTGGCCTTCATCCCTTTCATTGAGAACACCGCTCTCCTGACAGACTCCATCGAAACAGCCTTGTCCGAGAAGTGGGGGCTGAACATGGAGTATTGCAGAGGGCAGGCCTCGCTGAGTGTCGGCGAAGTAGGGGCGCAGATGAGGGCAGTCAGTTTGGCCATTGCTGAGAAATACCCGCAAGCGGTGAGAAGCCTGAGCTCTGCTATATCCCTCAACGTGTGGCTGGCCAAGACGTCGCCGGTGCAAGAGGCAGCCGACGGAGCCGTTCTGATGGCTGACGTCTTGCGTTGGCTCACTAGCAGCACAGATCGCCAGAACAAGCTGGAAGAAATGATTCTGCATATTTTCCGGCACAACGAAGGAAAGGGCAACGAGCTGAGGGACAGGCTGATGAAGAACTGGGAGAAGAGTCATGACATGCATGAGGTGATGCTGGAGATTCTCGAGGCTGTCCTGCTTTGCCTGAACGAGCTCAAGTTGGACGGGAGCCCTGCTGACCGGCGTCAGGCCTCAAAGTTTTTGACCTCCATTAGAAACTTTGAATTCATATTGTCAATCGTGGTGCAGAGACACGTTTTGGCTGTGACGAAGAAGATGAGCGAGGGTCTTCAGGGCAAACCCTTAGACATGCTGCTAGTGGTGAGCACTTTGCCCGACGTCCATGTGTCGCTACAGAGTCTGAAAAATGATATCGACTCGCATCACAAGGCCTGGTTCGAAGAGGCTGTCGCACTGGCGTCCAAACTCCACGTCACCATGTTCCACCAGGTGCTGCTAGAGCCCCTGAGCGAGTTCTACAAGGAGTCAGTGAGTCAGAAGATAGTGACACACTCAATTTCGGAAATGAACGACCTCTTCACTGAAAAGGTTGTGGATGCGTTGAGGTGTCTGGAGATTGTGCCTTATGCCATGTCCAAAGTAGAAACCAGCATCCTCAGTGGTCTGGTTTTCCGCCTCTACAAGGAGGACCTGCCCGACCAGTCCTCCCTTCACACGGAGATGAAGATGTGGAAGGAGAAGTGGCTGGATCCTCTGGCAGGCTATCTCCCCACCACCGTGCTGGATGCCCTTAAGACATCTCAGATCAGAAGCTTCATTAACATCGAGACTCTTCTCAGACTGCTGGTCATCCTGCCGTTTTCCAGGAGGGAAAGCAACTTCAGAGCAGGGCAGCGAAGCTTGCAGGAGTTTGTTCAGCAGCACCAGAGGTCCCTGTCTGAGCTGTATCCTCTGTAA
- the wnt11 gene encoding protein Wnt-11 has translation MRSSSLGVLAALLLSQVCSGIRWLAISHTPASVYVNQTQHCKMLPGLVSSQAQLCRTNMELMQTIIQAAREVKKTCQKTFADMRWNCSSIDIPIDAPKYRPDLDRGTREAAFVYALSAATISHTIARACTSGDLRLCSCGPIPGEIPEPGYRWGGCADNLHYGLMMGSKFSDAPMKMKRSGSHANKLMHLHNSEVGRQVLREAMVMKCKCHGVSGSCSIRTCWRGLQDLREIAMDLKTKYLSATKVVHRPMGTRKQLVPKDIDIRPVRENELVYLQSSPDFCTKNDKQGSVGTQERQCNKTSMGSDSCDLMCCGRGYNPYTEKLVERCHCKYHWCCYVTCKKCERVVERYVCK, from the exons ATGAGGAGTAGCTCACTCGGTGTGCTCGCTGCCTTGCTGCTCTCTCAGGTCTGCTCCGGCATCAGATGGCT AGCAATTTCACACACGCCGGCATCGGTGTACGTCAACCAGACGCAACACTGTAAGATGCTGCCGGGACTGGTGTCGTCGCAGGCTCAGCTGTGTCGCACTAACATGGAGCTAATGCAGACCATCATCCAAGCTGCACGCGAAGTCAAGAAGACTTGTCAGAAGACCTTCGCAGACATGCGCTGGAACTGCTCCTCGATAGACATTCCCATCGATGCTCCCAAGTATCGACCGGACCTTGACCGAG GAACCAGGGAGGCGGCGTTTGTGTACGCCCTGTCTGCAGCCACCATCAGCCACACCATCGCGCGGGCGTGCACCTCTGGAGACTTGCGGCTGTGCTCGTGTGGACCTATCCCGGGGGAGATCCCGGAGCCGGGCTATCGCTGGGGAGGCTGCGCCGACAACCTGCACTACGGTCTCATGATGGGCTCCAAGTTCTCCGACGCGCCCATGAAGATGAAGCGCTCGGGGTCCCACGCTAACAAACTCATGCACCTACACAACAGTGAAGTAGGAAGACAG GTTTTGAGAGAGGCCATGGTGATGAAGTGTAAATGTCACGGCGTTTCCGGCTCCTGCTCCATAAGAACCTGCTGGAGAGGCCTTCAAGACCTGCGAGAGATCGCCATGGACCTGAAGACCAAGTACCTCTCTGCGACCAAAGTGGTCCACAGACCCATGGGGACACGCAAGCAGCTGGTGCCCAAGGACATCGACATCCGGCCGGTGAGGGAGAACGAGTTGGTCTACCTGCAGAGCTCGCCGGACTTCTGCACCAAGAACGACAAGCAGGGATCCGTGGGCACGCAGGAGAG GCAGTGCAACAAAACCTCCATGGGGAGCGACAGCTGCGACCTGATGTGCTGCGGCCGGGGCTACAACCCGTACACGGAGAAGCTGGTGGAGCGCTGCCACTGCAAGTACCACTGGTGCTGCTACGTCACCTGCAAGAAGTGCGAGCGGGTGGTGGAGCGCTACGTCTGCAAATGA